A genomic region of Macaca mulatta isolate MMU2019108-1 chromosome 5, T2T-MMU8v2.0, whole genome shotgun sequence contains the following coding sequences:
- the ERVMER34-1 gene encoding endogenous retroviral envelope protein HEMO, with protein MVSLSNYALLQLTLTAFLTILVQAQHLLAPVFKTLSILTNQSNCWLCEHLDNAEQPELVFVPASASTWWTHSGQWMYERVWYPQAEVQNHSTSSYGKVTQHWEASMEAQGLSFAQVRLLEGNFSLCVENKNGTGPFLGNIPKQYCNQILWFDFTDGTFMPSIDVTDESRNDYDDTSVCLGTRQCSWFAGCTNQTWNSSAVPLIGLPNTQDYKWVDRNSGLTWSGNGTCLYSCQNQTKGLLYQLFRNLFCSYGLTEAHGKWRCADANITNDKGHDGHQTPTWWLTGSNLTLSVNNSGLFFLCGNGVYKGFPPKWSGRCGLGYLVPSLTRYLTLNASQITNLRSFIHKVTPHRCTQRDTDNPPLYCNPKDNSTIRALFPSLGTYDLEKAILNISKAMEQEISATKQTLEAHQSKVSSLASASQKDHVLDIPTTQRQTACRTVGKQCCLYINNSEAIMSDIQHLYEISENLKNGPFFDWEGLFAKVGDWFRSWGYVLLIVLFCLFIFVLIYVRVFRKSRRSLNSQPLNPALSPQQSAQLLVNKTSCQVSNRAMKELTTHQYDTSLL; from the coding sequence ATGGTCTCCCTTTCAAACTATGCCCTGCTTCAATTAACCCTTACTGCTTTTTTGACAATTCTAGTACAAGCTCAACACCTGCTTGCACCAGTTTTCAAAACACTATCTATCTTGACTAATCAGTCTAATTGCTGGCTATGTGAGCATCTAGATAATGCAGAACAACCCGAACTAGTTTTTGTTCCTGCCAGTGCAAGCACCTGGTGGACCCATTCTGGACAATGGATGTATGAAAGGGTGTGGTATCCACAAGCAGAAGTACAGAATCACTCTACTTCCTCCTATGGTAAAGTGACTCAGCACTGGGAAGCCTCCATGGAAGCTCAAGGTCTATCCTTCGCTCAAGTAAGGTTATTGGAGGGAAACTTTTCTCTttgtgtagaaaataaaaatggcactGGACCCTTCCTAGGTAATATACCTAAACAATACTGTAATCAAATACTATGGTTTGATTTTACAGATGGCACTTTCATGCCCTCTATAGATGTTACAGATGAATCCAGGAATGATTATGATGATACAAGTGTTTGCCTAGGCACTAGACAATGTTCCTGGTTTGCAGGTTGCACTAACCAGACCTGGAACAGCTCAGCTGTTCCCTTGATTGGTCTACCCAATACCCAAGACTACAAATGGGTAGATCGAAATTCTGGATTGACCTGGTCAGGTAATGGCACCTGTCTTTATAGCtgccaaaaccaaaccaaaggcCTTCTGTACCAGCTATTTCGCAACCTATTTTGCTCTTATGGCCTGACAGAGGCACATGGGAAATGGAGATGTGCAGATGCCAACATAACTAATGACAAAGGTCATGATGGACACCAGACCCCCACCTGGTGGCTCACAGGTTCCAATCTGACCTTGTCTGTGAACAActctggcctcttttttttaTGCGGCAATGGGGTGTACAAAGGGTTTCCACCTAAATGGTCTGGACGATGTGGACTTGGGTATCTGGTACCTTCCCTCACCAGATACCTCACCTTAAATGCTAGCCAAATTACAAACCTGAGATCCTTCATTCATAAAGTAACACCACATAGATGCACCCAACGAGACACAGACAATCCACCTCTGTATTGCAACCCCAAGGACAATTCAACAATAAGGGCCCTTTTTCCAAGTTTGGGAACTTATGATTTGGAAAAGGCAATTCTAAACATTTCCAAAGCAATGGAACAGGAAATCAGTGCCACTAAGCAGACCTTGGAAGCACACCAATCAAAAGTTAGCAGTTTAGCCTCTGCATCCCAAAAGGATCATGTCTTGGATATACCAACCACTCAACGACAAACGGCTTGTAGAACTGTTGGCAAACAGTGTTGCCTCTATATAAATAATTCGGAAGCAATAATGTCTGATATACAACATCTATATGAAATATCCGAGAACCTGAAGAATGGACCGTTTTTTGATTGGGAAGGCCTATTTGCAAAAGTGGGAGACTGGTTCAGATCATGGGGCTATGTGCTTTTAATTGTTCTTTTCTGCTTATTCATCTTTGTTCTAATCTATGTTCGTGTCTTTCGCAAATCTCGCAGATCCCTTAACTCCCAACCTCTGAACCCAGCCTTATCTCCACAGCAATCAGCACAGCTCCTTGTCAATAAAACTTCATGTCAAGTTTCAAATAGGGCAATGAAGGAACTAACAACCCATCAGTATGACACAAGTCTACTTTGA